GATGTTGTAAAGTCGACTGTACCTTCTTCATAGTCATCGGCACATCAGACTAggtacccatttttgttgcatagTTAGTAGTTGCTTTTATTATAGCTACATCAGAACTAAAGAGTTTTAGCTTGATTTGTCGTCTGTAGTTTATTTATAAGGCAACCTTCAAGCGCCCGCGCCGCTGGCGCGTGATGATCTCGTCGGAGAGGCGTCGCTGCGCGTCGCGGCGCTGCAGCGCGAGgtcgggcacaccagcgccgccaagacagctaggagtcggagtggtccccatggccgaaatcggtcggatggatcatcatcatcatcatcatcatcatacctaACATAGAGAAGTACTTGTAGTTTGTACAAAAATCAACCTTCAAGCGCCCGCCGCTGGCGCGTGATGATTTCGTCGGAGAGTCGTCGCTGCGCGTCGCGGCGCTGCAGCGCGAGGTCGCGGCGCCTCAGCttgtgcgcgcgcgcagcccgcTCGCCCTGCAGCGCCAGCTTGTCCGCCTCCATTTACATTGTGTAGTCTAACGAGCTGTCGACTCTGCCTAACATAGAGAAGTACTTGTAGTTTGTACAAAAATCAACCTTCAAGCGCCCGCCGCTGGCGCGTGATGATCTCGTCGGAGAGTCGTCGCTGCGCGTCGCGGCGCTGCAGCGCGAGGTCGCGGCGCCTCAGCtcgtgcgcgcgcgcagccctCTCGCCCTGCAGCGCCAGCTTGTCCGCTTCCAGCTCGTGCACGCGGCACACCAGCGCCAGAACCTCGCGCTCCGGCCCGCTGCTGATGCGCGCGGGCAGCTCCTATGCGACCAATGAATTATAGTTTAACGCACGTTGAACAGTAGCTTAAACTTCgaaataaaaaaggtttatGTTTTTAGAAGCAATCGTCAAATCTTTTTAACTTAACGGATATTTTGTACCAAATAACTTAAAAGAAGAGTCACAACAAATTCATAGAGCTACCTGTTCGGTATCGAAAGAAGCAAAGTTTCAACAGTTTACAAAATACTACAAGTGTGAGTATACATACATAGAGCATAGCAAGCTACACTGAATAAATAGCACAACTGCAAAGCAAGTATTTCAAAGACTCAATGACAGTAGTAGGACTAGGTAAGCGAAGTCCGATTACCTATTACATTGACCTGCTATATTTTACTTATTACATTGTCCTAACAAGCTAGCACGGGTATTTTGAAAAAAACCTGTTAGTTTTGTAAGTACTTAGGGCGATTAAGTAATTTTTCTTCATTAAGGTTTACCTgactttttatttgttaaaagcTTTCAATGTACATGCTTGGCACCCTTCAAGATGTCAAGATAGGGTTGGTGTAACATGTTGGTAAATATTGTATAATTTTTCatagccattttaaaaggttaaGTGTCGCTATAAGTATTAGAAGCCGTTAATAACATGGTTGAGCAAGgtcacatttttatttcaaatgaaAGTAAGTATAGGTGATCGGTTTTCTAGTGCTGCAGATTTCGTATAAGAGAAGGTAGGTTACTGGATTCAGAATGGTGATATCATGAAGCATTACGAGTACTTAtctgctcgttttcaccattaatccctaatttttaagtggcccctatggaatcaaaattcctgttatatgttaccacacttaaaaattagggattgatggtgaaaacaggcaatatGTCGTAAACTATTTAGCACCACCTACTCAAATTCTTTGTTTTACTCATGGTcagctggaagagaatgccacatggcattaagctcgcctttttgtaccgATCATTTTATGTGtatgcaataaagtctttaaagaaataaataaatatttgttaccTGCTCCAGCTGCGCGCCTCGCAAGCGCACTTGCTCGAGCTGGCGCTCGACGCGGTCGCGCTCGGAGCGCGCCGCCTCCTGCTCGCGCTCCACGGCCGCCAGCTCCGCCCACGCCTGCTCCACGGCCACCTCGGCCTCGGCGCGCTCGCTGCCGCTTGTCGACATGCCAGTGCCACCTCTgaaaaaacaaacttaattaGCTAAAGGATAACACTGATTCCTGATAAAGTTTTACATATCTCTTCTCTTAACTGTCTCAGTTTACCGTCCACATGACTAACCACATCTGCCAGAAATTCGTCTGCGTACCTATAACTTTGCTGGGTGCTTAATCTTGATCCAGACAAGCTAATCGGTTTGTACAGCCTATTGAACCTCGCTTCCCAGTGAGAAATAGTCGCGTGCTGTCTTTCAGCGTCCAGCGCTAAGCCCAACAAATGGCTGTCGAGCTCCATCAGACGTCGCCGCAGGCGCATCTGCTGCTTGAAAGTAGACACAATTGCGTCGCGCAAATTCTTTAGATGAGCTGCGCTTTCTTCGCTTTGCTCTTTTGTGAGCTCTTCTTCTTTGTGCTGACTTATTAGATCCTCTTTTGATCTGTTAAATtagaacaatttattattataggtacatgATCTAATTTCGATAactgttaaataataaagactCAATTCACAGCTACCTTGAACGGTCGTCTTTCATCTTAGACTTGAGCCGAGAGATCTCTTCTCGCAACTCGGTGATGACTGTGCGATATTGAGACATGTGCATTGGAGTCTCTATCAACTCACGTTCTACCTGAAAATTGACGCTTACATTATAAACTATCCATTTTACGGTGGCAAACGATGACGTTAGTATGTTACAGATTATAATTTACCCTATTAGTAATAGAAGAAGCACGCTGCGCGTAGTGCAACGTCGAGCGAGTGGTCTCCCTGTGCGCGGCGCCCGGCGCGACGTGCGCCACCATGGCCGTCCGACATCGGCCGCCCAACACCTCTCTTAGCAAACGCGTCAGCTTCGAGTCACGGTAGTTTACGTATCTAGAACCAAACCAAAACCCGTGAACTTCTAAGAGCTTTACCGTTCTACCACGAAAGTTTTGTCACGATTAACCGTGGAAAAATGATTTGATTATAGTCACAGTCAATAAACATTTGATTCAAATGTCTCTATTGTGACGCTTTAACATGCATGTGATGGGACGCCCATGCATTATAAATTAGATATCAAAATAATGAAGTGATGTTTACTGCCACCACGTGTTGGTAGGTGTTTTATTTTGTGGATTCCTTTCCTTCATGTTTCATTATTCAGATGAGTCACGGTAATAGTGTGCCCTATTATTATCACGTGATGGATCGTCATGCAATGTTAGTATAAAATCACGCCATTTTATGTTTGGAATTTGTACCTATCTTCTGATAGACATTTTATATATTGTTGTTTTTTATCAATTCGTTGCATACTTCTAAAGCCTAAAGCAACTCTTTAAGTACTAATACCATGCCTATGTCATTAGAAGTTACTGAagaaaattatcaaataatataataatatgtatttagagaataatgtaggtactttgataaaaaaaatatgtccattTTTTCAATCTTCCTCCTCTGAATGTTAAAATACTTAGGAAACTATTATTTTAGTACTCGAAGtccctagtttttttttaagaaatacaCATGATAACTTTGTACATACCTAGCTCCTCCCGAGAGTGCCATTATGCAGTTTCCCAGCGCCAGCAGCGAGCGGTTAATGTGCGCGCCTTCgagccggcgcgcgcgcagccccgCGCGCTCCGAGCCCGCCAGGTCGATCAGGAACAGCCGCCCGCGCTGCACGCCGCCCTCCACCTGGATGCTCACCGTCACACtgtcaaaaaacaaaatcaaaatcaaaaatattttattcaatttagaccactagtggcacttatgaacgtcaaaatacagtaaataaaaaaagtagcccttatggagcactttacatgtcttcttatcttttgggccctaccagcgcctcgagacaaacatatggcaagtgctgagaggAAACGCCGAAACAAACATGTCCAGGAGGATATGGTAAACTACGAATTTGAAATGCCAAagccaaaaaaaattaaatagtagGTAATCATAAATAGGCTGTAGCTCAACATATACTACATCCTTAATTGCGCAAAGGAatgtggaaaatatttttttgtttcagtatcGTCAAAAATGAGAAGATAAAATCTTTATAGAAGCTAGTCTGGTACTCGTAGCGCGTAGAACCCTGCTACGGTTCGTAGACGTCGTAGCACACTCCAGACCAGTCTCAGATTCGGGAGTTTGCTACGAATGAAGCATGGAGCTGCTACGAGTGTCATTCCGTAGCGAGAGAATGCTACGAAACCAAAGTCGTAGCAGCCCGCCTGTGTTATCGGGACTAGGGATCGCGGATGAAAAAAATGTCGTTTAAAAATCGAAACATTCTAAACCAGTGGCAACATAGCTGCAGTGGCACGTAGCTGGAAACGAGCTAACGGACTTCTTGGTGGGAatgtgaagcgtcatgttagcggttttgttttattttctaaaattcatgtttagcaaataaaacaaaacagcgTAGCGTGATTCTTCGGATTCTCTCAAGTAGTCCATATGAAGTCTCAGTAACTCActacaactttactgagactcatctatcatccttcattatatcattatttAAACCAAGTCCCTTCCCACTTGGtcccattttgtaactcgtctcacttgaaacttgaaaatgacacaaatcaagtcggcctcgacgtgtattgccaacatcaaaaaagaagaagaagaagaagaacggGCTAACTTCAGGTGTAACCAAAAACTTTTCTCAATtactcaatgagggctatcgtttttatactagtaacagttggcacccctggcgattgacaggaccttactctacagtggcgccatcttgatgagtgcaaatgcgatagtcctcctaccactttagcgctcaccagttggtgccactgtcttcgctactagcaagtgacaggaccttactctacagtggcgctaactggtgagcgctaaaacgatagccctcattggaatattGTCATCCTCACCTCAGCAGCGCGTGGCCCCTTGACGAATGTTCGTTGGCGTGCGTGGGCTCGGCGGTGCGCGCGCGGTCTCCCCTCGTCAACAGCTCGCTGACGTGCGCAGCGCTGGTGGCGCGCACCTCGCTCAGGCCCGCCACGACGGGCGCGCCGCTGCCGCCTTCGTCCCGCAGCTCCAGAGGACCCGCACTCGGGTTCAGCAAATCGCGAATGTTCTCATTGTAGATTTCTATGTATGACATCTTCACCTAAGACAAGAGTCAATGTTAAAAGCTTGAAACAACCACAGATTCCTTTTTACTAGGACTTTCCTAGCCTCTAGATTTATCGGTGAGTAGTAACAATCGTGAAGGCGTGTCCACTATTATCTTACTTATCTCTTAACATGTTTATTAAAGGTCAACGGAAGCTTATAAATCTTTCTTTGAATTggatttataagtaggtacagtcaatGAGATTTATCCAGTGGTTTTTTGACgtagatttaatattttttttgtgctCGTAAAATGTGTTTACAGAAATACCTAAACCATTTCCGCTAATGTAAAAGCATAATTCTCGTACGTCATTCACATTAATCTTAAGGTTCCAACACTTAATTCCGAATTTTTACATGTACGAGCTAATATTTAAGAGAAATACCCTCTGACTTTAAACATCATTAGCGATCGCTGGGCAGCTCGTTACGGCGAGCTTGTTTAGAAGTCCTCCCCTCGCTTATTGATTCCTCATTTCCACACACTTCGACGTAGAGCAAACATCCATTTGGGCTGGGACATCAAGTCCATGACtatgaataaaaaatgtttaacgCTAATGGGATATACGtgtatttacctacctacctttgtTGATGTTTTACCTAGAACTGTAGCAACATTTGTACTGGAAGCTTTACATGACCATTCTAATCGACTGATAATAACAGCGTACGGATCAATGATTGATTGCAATCGACAGCAATAAAAAACACACATTTCCACGAGTATATACTTGTACTGGTAGGTATACCAATACGATATCCTCAAACAGCGCCTATTCATTTCATACGAGCtattttacataaaacaaaTGCACGGTACGCTAAGAATGTGTAGGAAATCCACGAGTGTAAGCTTCCACTAGTAATCGTATGCGGTGACCGTGAATGCCTTAAATAaacctttttattttaaaattatattaaagctCTTAATTATTAGACTTGTTcagttttaagtaaaaaatattaacagcaTTTATCACAAAAGAAGGTTTTAAACGAGGCTTAAACAAACTggtacataatataaaattcTGTTAGAAAGGAAAACACGTTTTATTGctttgtaatcaattaattatTCAGTCAATTGACTTAAGAAAGAGAATACGAGTGACCGTTTTGACCTCTTGTAAGGAGTTCGTCAATATACTACTACCTACTTTGTAACTTCCGCATTCCACTACcccaattttgcaacaaattacTACAATGAACGGGTTTACTTATTTACTGTAAAAAGAAAACTCAATACGGTTTTTTAAGATTTAGTATTCTCCTTAAATCATCGAGAAAACTCTTGGTAGTTAACTATGATACGGTgcatattaaataatataatgtgaaatatttattagttatttaCAACTGAAGACCATACAACATTTTGCTACACATTTAAAAACGAAGAAAGACCGTCGCAAGATACAGCAATAATATAACATTAGAAAAGAAAAGTTTTTCATTATTGTCCCTTTTTGTATTTGTTATGACGGTGAGCATGACGTATTAGGCTTTCAAACAAGGATTGTTTAAAAAACACATGGCTCATTGGCAGACGCAATCGGCTGTGTTTGCACTACAATAGACGCCTTTATCAAAAAGGCACGATTTCATTCAAATGCAAAGGTTACTTGAAAACGGTGACTTGCGATGAGGTGTTGAGTGACTAATAACACCAGCATGAGTTTCAGTTCAACAGCCTTGAATGGAGTTCATAAAAATTGGGTTAATGTTGCGAAGAAGGTTTAGAATTTGTTAAGAAGATAGTAAAGGTGTTGAATCGAAAAACAATAATggttatattttaaatatcctTAATTAGGTCTTGAATGTCAACTTGTATCATTAACTGTATCTGATTGCAATCTCATAAATGATCTCCCAAAAGACAATTTTATTTAGATAGGTATATGGTAATAATTCTCTCAATAAAGatctttttcaccaaccaaattgatgtttattaaattcaaaaagactatttatttaaaaaaaaatgtgcctTGTAATTATTGGTCCATGTTGTCAAACATCAGCTAAGGTCAACTCCGGAAACACCTTTAATTTTCGTAATGTCCTCATCCTATTATTATGGAAAACACGTATACAATAACAGTAATGAGTCTATTACTTAAGACTTAGAAAATGACTTCCTGATCTACAACTACGTCAAGTGGGTATTGTTCGAGTAATGCGGctgaaaataattacttttgAAGGAGTTGTGAAATGGGCTGGTGCATTGCGATTTCATTTCCATAAGTCGGTCGGGTTTATGGCTGTGCAGCCAGGATTACTGTAAGTAATGGTCGGTGCCGC
This window of the Ostrinia nubilalis chromosome 9, ilOstNubi1.1, whole genome shotgun sequence genome carries:
- the LOC135074553 gene encoding kinesin-like protein KIF19, with the protein product MTQSNLTTPDRQHGVRTVSEEKLMVAVRVRPLRADEGPRIVHVVSDKMLVLEDEADSRRDVLRQRRLNEKHCVYDRVFGEDSTQEEVYDAVCASLVGGTLQGFAGAVFAYGATGAGKTHTMTGLMSRALNHLFTSIAESDNPKAYEVKMSYIEIYNENIRDLLNPSAGPLELRDEGGSGAPVVAGLSEVRATSAAHVSELLTRGDRARTAEPTHANEHSSRGHALLSVTVSIQVEGGVQRGRLFLIDLAGSERAGLRARRLEGAHINRSLLALGNCIMALSGGARYVNYRDSKLTRLLREVLGGRCRTAMVAHVAPGAAHRETTRSTLHYAQRASSITNRVERELIETPMHMSQYRTVITELREEISRLKSKMKDDRSRSKEDLISQHKEEELTKEQSEESAAHLKNLRDAIVSTFKQQMRLRRRLMELDSHLLGLALDAERQHATISHWEARFNRLYKPISLSGSRLSTQQSYRGGTGMSTSGSERAEAEVAVEQAWAELAAVEREQEAARSERDRVERQLEQVRLRGAQLEQELPARISSGPEREVLALVCRVHELEADKLALQGERAARAHELRRRDLALQRRDAQRRLSDEIITRQRRALEEMSIGIPPELGQLYELYQQEIHASTYTESNDVYTPTYRLPPISTSQASAATMKRYSSDDSLVMVAPRPGDAAAP